The segment AAGTACATTAAACTGTGAGAAATTATTTATCTAAGCcatctttaaaatatacaaaatagtcCAATTTAATtacttaaaacatattttttctaaaataatcagaaaaattatttaaactttatatacatatttcaaatcaaaataataatttaaaattaatttatatcaaaaatgtattttaaaatatacatatattcaaaaaataatttttaccaaaatattttctaataaccATTATAagaatgttttcaatatatataagaaaatacaatacaGAGCCCAATGTTAAACACCatcttaaattatggtttttatatttcacactaaattttaaaaatataatatatgtggtTACTTATATGAtgtgatacatataaaatataattaattatatgataacacatatatgatatataatactcgcatgaaaataaatagcaacatatttttaaaaaaatatatctgcgCAGGTGCATGAAtcaaagtttaatattttttagatcaCATCCAACGTAAGCATTAACATCAGTAGTCTCAAATTAATCGaagtattaatatttatttttaatttagtttttttgtttttttaaagtcATCTACTAATAAATTGTTGACATGTATGCAGTGAGTCTCTCATGAAATTTGGTGGTCCCTTTCATGAAaacatttctttctttctctcctattttaaattgttttctgttaatttttaatattaagaaaaattctAAGAACACTTTGTTGTAGATGTTTTAAAGTTGAGGAATAGTTTCTTACTcattaaaataactataaaacaaaaaaaggtgTGAGGGAAGAGATAATATCTAATAATAGACTATCTAGGAAACTGTCTTGATTTTGCTTAGCCATTTGTGTTTTAGTTATTGATCAATTTTATTaaagttatattatttaatctaactacatttaaaatatctatattaaatTGTTGAAGACCTCAAGATGAGTTTCAACCGTTGAGATTGCACTAGGGATCTCTTTAtagttttaaagaaaataaacataaattaattttgatattCATAGACTTGTGAGGAACTTTGAATTATCggaataaaaattcatatatcgAAAGGTGTATTCAAATAGGAAATTgagatattttgtattaatatgaCAAATTTATTGCTacttaaaaagatttttttttaaatgataaaaattcaATGTTATTGAATATGTTATTTcataaaatactctaaaataattgttattgaacaaaaattTAATGCTTTTAGAATGATTTTTCTAGAATgtttaagaaattttatttaatacaaaaataaaatttctagtATAGCACTAAAACTTTTTTATCCCACATATATCACATAATGATCAAATGACCAAAGTATCAATGCAATTAAAACATCAGCATTTTTTGGACATCCCTttagtttctaaaatatttttgtaagagtgccattatttattaattttaaataacaaattattgAAATTAATTGTATCAACTAATCGAATAtccttttttattaaatgatgtTCGACCAATACATATTACAATATCTATTGCGACCCAAAACATATACTATATGTCGCATAAATTTCTGAATATGTATAAATCATTATTTCAAaaacttttttcatttatatggTAAccaatatacaaaaatatagatATCTATTAATTATGCATAGAGATAAACTCGGGATtgtctaaaatatatatttcatatcaaTACTATTTAAACGAGAACTTTTTGTATTTACGGTTCAAGCCAGTTAGTTTTTTTTGGATTTCAGAATTAGTttcaagaaatttaaatttCGTTAAGAACTAGATACATTATTTTGGGATCGGATCAGTTCAGGTAATGTTGAGTTCTTGTCATgtcttattttttaataaacacCAAACGTAACTGAATTAGAATTGATTCGGatttaatttagatttaaattcaaataatcaaaaaaattgaaaacccgAGTTCGACCtagaaaaccaaaaatatttggataattagggtttcatataattttttaatttataaattattatttatatataatttaaaataattaatattttattatatttgaattatCCAGATAGATACCATTTGGTTCTCAATTCGGTTCCGGTTCAGAAATGATTTTTtggatttagaaaaataaaaaccatttgatttttataaattttggttagGTTTTAGTTTAGAATTATTGGTTTGGCCTTTGGGTTTCGGATAATTCGCCCATGCTAATTATGCTTCTTCACAAATCACAACATCGTATACCaacttatttttaaattgaatttacaaaataaacaattatGCGCTGATCAAAATCAAAAGTTTCTTTAAAAAGGAAAACACACTTATATTTGTAGAATTAACTAATGAGAAAATACTTAAACTACCACATTCATaataacatttttcatgttaacATTAGCCTTATTTACCCTTAGTTTTAAAGTAGTAAATAGACAAATAACTCTATGATTAACTAATTTATAGTTAGAGTTTAAATTTGAAAGATGTAGtttagtattttaataaatatataaataagtacttggaatttacaataaaaaaaatagtttcaaaaaattgaatttcaaaaagaaaaatttaaataaaaaaaaaccaaaaagaagCTCCAAAAAGAAGCTCCATATTTATATGTCTAAAGAAACTAGTACAAACATGAGATATGGTACAAAACATGAGATAAATTGGAAATTCTCTATTAATTAATCTATATTTAGTGATAGATTTGAAAGATATGGTTTAGGGGAtggttttagaattttaaaaataattaatatttaaaatagttttaaaacaaattttggttttcaaaataatatttaaaaaaattcagagaaaatttgaagaaaaattTTCAAACTGAAAAGAAAATTCCTGGAAAATAAATTATGGTTCTAtatctttgttattattttaaaaatatttatatacctaCAAGTAAAGATATAAAaacatgttatatatttaataaaacttCCTTGGATCATTTTCTTACTTGTAtgttttttggtcaaaattttagttttaggaTCATTTGAGAAATTtgccaaaataaaatttcaaatctcataattttatataaaatttagagtaaTTTAACATAAACTCCAAATCTCTAAAATGagtttctttgttaaaaatcACATACACAAAAATGACCAAAATTTTTCATTAAGTAATAGACTTTTCcaattttactttatatatatatatatattagtattaaatataataatttttttttttgcaaattatttttcaattcaaacgttttgatattttaaactaaaaatttcaaaaaaattatttcgaaattcaaaaattctctttgaaattatttttagaatttaaaatcttttctttttaaatgtaaaaccTTAACTCACTCCCCCTCTCCAAAACTCCACCAATCATAATATATCTATGATAAAAAGAATTAGTGTTATTGTAAAGAATTACTATTAACAAAAAATTACCCAAAATTCACAAATTTTacctaaaaaaaactaatgaaaacctctctaaatattaaatcatttCAAGTTTATTGAATTTGGTAGATCGTCTTCGTCCACAGGATCGAGATGCGTTCGTCAGGGTTGATGTTTTGGCGGATCTCGTTTCTTCTGGCGTTATCAATCTCACTCTCAGCTTCATCGGATGATCAGTTCACAATCGACGGAACAGTACTCGAACTCACCGACTCCAACTTCGAATCCGCGATTTCCACTTTCGATTGCGTCTTCGTCGATTTCTACGCTCCTTGGTGTGGTCACTGCAAGCGTCTTAACCCTGAggtcttttcttcttctcgatcGATCTACCTTCTTAGATTGCTTATCGGATTTCGAAATCGTATAGCTTTAGCTTCGTTAttgatccttcttcttctttctcgaTCTGGTGCAGTTAGATGCAGCTGCTCCTATTCTTGCTAAATTGAAGCAGCCTATCGTCATTGCAAAGCTTAACGCTGACAAATACTCTCGTCTCGCACGCAAGCTTGAGATCGAGTATGCCCTTCTAgaaaagtttcaatcttttagCTTAAAGCTTAGCTAAAGCGTTTATCAAAGTAATAGTAGTTTatcaaagtgtttatcaaagaTCGAGTATGTCTTCTAGAGCTCTGTATTCTGAAAAGTTTCAAGCTTTAGCTTTTTAAAGCTTGGCTCAGCGTTTATCaaagttatagttttttttaaagctgATCTGCTCTTCTTTAACAACGCAGTGCATTCCCCACCCTCATGCTCTATAACCATGGAGTGCCGATGGAGTATTACGGACCCAGGAAGGCTGAGTTACTCGTCCGTTACTTGAAGAAGTTTGTTGCTCCAGATGTTGCCGTTCTTGAATCAGACTCACACGTCAAGGAATTCGTCGAAGACGCCGGGACTGCCTTCCCTGTGTTCATCGGCTTCGGGTTGAACGAGTCTTTGGTATCTGGACTAGGTAGAAAGTACAAGAAAAAGGCGTGGTTTGCTGTCGCAAAGGATGCCTCAGAGGATGTAATGGTTGCCTATGATTTCGATAGGGCTCCTGCGTTAGTTGCTCAACATCCTGCGTACAATGAGCATAGTGTCTTCTACGGTCCTTTTGAAGGTCAGttgattattttcttttgatatctttttatCTGTTCAATAGTGCTGAGAGAGTGTGAatttttgttttgcagatggTTTCTTGGAAGAGTTTGTGAAACAAAATTTCATTCCTTTGATTCTGCCAATTAACCATAACACCCTGAAGCTGCTGAAAGACGATGAGAGAAAGATGGTGTTGACAATTGTGGAAGATGAGACTCATGAAAGCATGGGAAAACTGGTCAAGGCACTGAGAGCAGCTGCTCATGCCAACCGCGACCTTGTTTTCGGTTACGTCGGTGTGGAGCAGTTTGAAGAGTTTGCAGACTCGTTTCATGCAGACAAGAAGGCAGAGCTGCCTAAGATTGTTGTGTGGGACGGAGATGAGGAGTATGAGCAGGTAAACAACTGGTTAAAGCTGTAGATTGATAACTAGATTAGAATGATAAATCGCATCAACATCTCTAATATTGACATACAATATGCAGGTGAACGTCGTAGAGACGATTAGCCACGAGGAAGATCATTTGACTCAAGTCTCCCGGTTTCTGGAGGGATACAGAGAaggaaaaacagagaagaagagaatcaaAGGACCATCTTTGATGGGATTTATTAACTCGATGATCGGGGTTAGGTCCGTGTACATCATTGTGTTCTTGGTTGCTGTAATTATGATGCTACGGAGCCTCGGTCAAGTTGAGGAGCCTGCTCGGGTCAGGACCGCTGCATCCGATGGTCAGGCCACTGGTGTCCTTGAAGGTGAAACCAGTGAGCATAAGCCCAGAGACAAAGAAGACTAGTTTTTGGTAGACTTCAGTGTGTTatatgtttttcctttttattaaggCTCTTCAGCCAGAAGCCAACTTAACAGTTATTTATCTTCGTCTTTATTTTATATGGAGCATTTTGATTTTTCACACAATCTAAACTCATTTTCACACTATGAATTCTATTTATACTCGTCTTTATTTTAGTTCTAGGTGCCGTTTAAAAATCAAGAAGCATATACTCGATCAACAAATTAACTCGATGCTTAATTGATTCACAAAATGCACTAAAGATTCCCACTTTCCCAACTCACTCTTCTCACACATAAATCTGGCATCTACCATTTAGTTGTACTAATGATGACAATGTCTTTATAATATATGCAGATCCATGGATTTGTGAAGACAATTGAAGAACCTCCGTCCTGTGGGCCGACCCGCTAATGCCCATACATTTTGCGTGACGGGTTTCGTCAGCCATTTCAGAGACTGTGCACAGACTCAACGAGATACTCGCAGCGGGGTGGTACTGGGACATGACGAGATGGGACGGAAAGGCTAATTACCAGGCAAAGGTGAAACCCGTGGCTGAGAATGGGCATGGGAGTCCACGCAATTTGTGACTCGGGCGTGATTTGTAGGAATCAAAGAGTCTATTACTTAATGAAAATTTTTGGTCatttttgtatgttttcttTTAGTAAAGAAACTAATTTTAGAGTCATTTTAAAGACTTGGTGTTTGTATTAAACTactctaaaatttatataaaattatgagatttgaaattttatttgtgCAAATTTCTCAAATGATCCTAAAATTACAAGCCGTCCACTGAGTACTCTAAACGTCATTTTTTCTCATCCATTCCAAATGCCGTTTTTCTCATCCGTCCATTTCTTCATCCGCTTACGagatttttctaaatatattccGGATTTGACCAGCATGTTCCTTCCACTGTTTGACTATGATAAACGTCTCTGGATTTTTCTCTTCAGTCCTTGGCGTAGCCAAAGTATGTGGAGTTAGTGGAAAATAGATATAGCCAATGCATATAATGATATAAACCTCTCAGACTGTAGTATGGAATTGGAACATACAATCGGAAGCGACCTTCCTAGCAGTAACCTCATCCTTTAGAGAAGGTCaagattttatttctttcttataGTTTACACTTCACAAATTGTGTTCGGGCAATTATGCTAATCTCTCGGTTTCAGCCTGTTCCTAATTTCTGTAATGATATTCCTTTTTTTCGCCAACCTGTACTAATATTCCTTTCTTGTTAAAATTCAAAGAACGTATCAGACGGTTTATTCTTTTTCTCTGTAATAATTTATTGGGCCACTATATAAATTAGACAGAAATTATACAACTGGATTCAGTAACACAACTCTACATAATGAATGCAAATAAGAAGGAGACGTGCAAGATAAAGTGGGTCCAAGTCATGTAGACGTGTTCTCCATTATCCGCCAATCTACTCTTTCTGCGACCCAACCCCACTAGCCAATCAAATAAAGTATTTGTCAGACgaccttttttgtttttgtcgaCTTTGTCAGACGAGCTTATGACAGCGGCCAGttgagtttattttattttattccaaGGTTATTTTCTTGGTTCTAAATTATTTTGTGTTGTTCTTACGTACGAACATGTTGctaagatattttaatttggtGACATATACTTTTATTAGTTAgcgaaaagaaaaacatatacttttattttacttatgcGTTGGGCCGCCTCAAGCTGAATTTGATGGGACAAGCCAAAGccatgaataataaaaaaacatattggcTTTTGATCGGTAACCTCGCAGCCTAGAAGAATGGCATTCTAAATGCAATTTCGAAATATTTTGAcaattaacaaaagttacagaattaaaaaaaaatgtatgttaTAATGAAGAAATATATAAAGGAAATTACCattaaataaaaagagttttattagattatttacaaaacaatattttcatattagtAAATTATATGATAATACCATTCtaaatttttcaataaaatatatatttttgtatatagtaCTACTATAAGATAccaatttattatttaaaacatattgaaAATAAGCTAATAagaagtaaaatattattagtaaaatttagttattttcacATTTGTAATAGTTAGtttagttattaatatttgtttttaataataaaggaagtatcatataaaatattttaatcaattactATGTATTCCACAATTCTgcaagttttaaaatttttgcaacttaattaattttttacagttttaactatttttggtcaTTCCGCCATTAAACATTGTTTACTAATCGAAGCCactatttgttttaatattacaacaattattttttcttaccaGAGATTATATATATGCTACGAATACATCATAGAACCCCTCCCCCCCcgccccaaaaaaaaacaaatacgaTAAATCTCATTCTATCTTTTTCAACTAGTTAACATTCACATTTTGCCATTCAGACTTTAAAGCGTTCACATTTGTTGGAACGACACTATTCACAACTATGTTTGTTTTTCGTTTCTAGAGCTTTGTAATAAGGTGgtgattgttttttttagtttttacattttagttttagagttttggtttttagattttagtttctAGATTTTTCAGTAGGTTTTGATTTTTCGAGAAACATGAATGGTTTTTTAGGTTTTGGTTTTTGcttttcaaattaataaaatgaaaatattaacaatagtattttttattttcaaaataataaaatattaaaaatatcatcaaaacacatataaaattatttttaatataatgttgtaaacatctaatctattaaaagggAAGTACAAATGGTATTTACCCCTGAATTTTCCTCAATAATTATCATCATATGCCACTccttaaaccaattttaattacTTAAAATTAACCATTTTATATGGGCTTTGAATTATATGGCCTTCGAATTTTTTTCTGCAGGCATGGGCTTCATATATTGTTCAATGGGTTTCAAATAAAATTGCCAAAATCTTAATAATATAAGTGCATGTGTTTTCGATTaacttttcattattttcatgtTCATGACTATataatgtatttgtttttttaaatctatagaaccataattaaaatatagttttaagttttaaccataatatctatattatattataattttataaaacacatacAGTTATACTTAATGGTCTATCTTTTATACTTTAATACTTTTACcagtaaaatgaataaaaaaacaatgaaaaagaATACAACCGGTTAATCAGTATTgtgaatgtttttaaattcaagtGAAAATCACAAATACTTATGAAGAacatacacccgcacgggcgtgcgggtcaaaaactagtatattttaatacaatagtacatatacaaaataaaactaacaaAATCTCATATTAATGCAGAAAATTgataatatagattttgtaaTAGTTAACTAATATGATTTAATTGTATGTGtaaaattttactatatatgCATTAGTTTCATACAAAATTTAGAATAGAATAATAGTAGCAAAAagttaacaatatttatagagTTGCACATTAAAAAATCTACACATATGgtatagtaaataaataatatatattttttcaaaactaaaagattaattaataattattattttttcaaaattaataatctaaatcTACACATATGGtatggaaaataaataatattttttttcaaaactaaaagattgattatattttaaaaacaatggcaaaagaataaaatttatattattcaaCTATTgtatatagaattttttttgtatatacagttaataaattttaaaatacaaaactaaataaaagaGTACCAAATttactataaaatttattttacaaaatattgattcaatcataattaattaattcaCCTTAAAAACTTCAATTGCTTATAAAAGTAGTACAAGTATACTTCAAATGATTAAAAAGTAGTCTTGTTGgaggttttttttattaaacttttgaaGGCCTATgtgtattttgtgtgtttctgtAGAATAtttcccttatatattaaaaggggagcatttttaataagttacctctaatttgtaaattattcaCAAGATTGTCGTTATATTTATGTGTCACCACAAGAGAGTTTCTCACATTCCCCATTTAAAAACCCTTCTCTTACTAGAATATTTACATAATATGCCATTAGACATCATTTATATCATATCCCTTTTATTATTAGCATCTTATCATATAATCATATAGCTTATAACATTATGTTAAACAcgttactaaaaaaatatattggtgACTCACCTAAATTAAATTACCATAATTGTAACTGAACATTTTAACAATCAGTCACCTTTGACCAAATACTTCGTTATTCTGGGATACTTGGTTCCCTTGAGCTCAACCTCACTAATACAAAACAGAGTCATTAAAACAGGACATGCTAGTCACGAACTAAAATCATCATGAGAAACTACTATTAATTGAAGACCTcgattttttgtttaattttttgttctttgtttctGTGTAATCAGTCACCATTGTCTGTTTTCCTAAGTTCCCTATAAACAAAAGCACCATTGTCATGTACCCTAAGTTCCGTACATGTTTAATAACCTTTTACCCTCCCTAAGTTCTCTACTATGCAATAAAACGACCATTATAGAATTGAAGTAGGAAACTAATCTTTTAGCCTTTGTGCCAGGAGGAAAGGACTATAAGTTCGCGAGATTTTACGGACTTCAAATCTGACATATCGACTGAGAAAAAAAAGCATAATTGAGTATTAAATCAATGTGTTTATCATAGTAAGTTACTGactttttgaaaacatagaatCAAAGTACAGTGAATCATGTAACAAATTCCAGGTCGGGTATTTACTGTACCATCTATTATACTATTGCCAGAATTTCTTAAAACACAACCTTATAAGCCATTTTAATTGAATCCCTCGATTTTTATCGTTCTTATTTGTTCTTGGTTTCTGAGTGAATCTATCACCATTTTGTATTGTTCTAATTTCCCTACAAACGCAGAAATCATTTTACGGTTGATAACATATAAACAAAAGCACCACTGTCATTTACACTAAGCTCCTTAAGAATTGGTTAATCTTTGCTTTTACCCTAAGTGCCCTACAATTTATAGAACAATCTTCTCCTATATGCATAGCTGGCACTAAACAATCTCTttcattaaaaacaaattgGTTGAAATCCCAGAATTTCCAAAAAGTGTGTCTTCTCTGTTATTGAGCTCCTTGCTGAGCTTCCACATATCAGTATATCACTATGGAAGCTTGCTACCATTCCCATTATGAGACAGTAGAATATAAAGTAAATCTTATTTTTTAGAGACTCTGGTCTCATGTAAAGCACGGATATTCACCTATTGTTTAATATAGTACACTATATAACTAAagttatctattctattaattctgcagtatgacctattgatatatgttagatccaattaattattttataaaaaatttagaaaaaaatcagcTTTTACGTAATTATATCTTTCTGTTTAATAAAACCCCACGATCTTATAAAAGAATTCTAAGCAGTTACCTTCTGCTCAATAGAAAAACAGTTCAAATTACGTATTTGTCTTTTTCGTGTATCAAGGTATCGTGTTTGACTTATTCTCAACTAATACTATGAAACCCAGATTATGAAAACAATCTCTgcagttgaacaaaaaaaaacaatctctgCAACCATTGCACTACATCAGAAGCAAATACATAATAATAATTGGACTGTCACGTATGCATAAAAGCATAGGAGTGTgtattgtatttgtatttgttaaCCGTGGCCGTTTCTCATAACCGAACACTAAAACGGAAGCATCATTTTTAAAGTTCTTTTTGGGTTCTAGAGTTTGAAACTCAGTATTATGTGTCAAATCTGTAAGATTTAATCAATAATCGATGGATTCTATAAGAAAAGCAATGGCAGCTATAAAACTCTGTTCTGTTAACCTAATTAGACGGGTGAAGAAGATAAGAAAATTTACATTTATgccattaataaaaaaaaaacgttaaaAGCTAATCGAACACGGGTTACTACAGCAGGAACGTCCATTATTTATAAAGTCATATACATATCAAATGTGAgatcttttataaataaaatcaaacatgattcaaaaacatttaattaaccaaacaaatatgctttgttttcaacatatagttcaaaattttaattaaaaaccaCCAATTTTATAACTACattcatgtattttatttaatcaaaccaaaatctattctattaaattatgAACATTACTTATATATAGGTTTACTCCAACTATtatgtttctttatttaaaGATCAAATTAAGGgtcttaaaattaattagaatagattttgattaatatttatacataaatattattacaaagaaaaacacaaatatagttacaaaaagacgaaaataaaaattaaatttctaaagcatataaaacaaaaaatatacccgtcctttgaggacgggtcagaatctagttaatCTTTTAAAACAAGAAGAACATCAATTTTTTTAGACGTGGCTTGTTGTAGATAAAATCAAGAGAacttagattttaatttttaggaAGGAAATAgtgaaaaaaagacaaaatctagtttccccaaaaaaatagaaaatcaattTAATCAAAATCATGATTGgacaaaaaacaatttttgtaaaatcaaaaaccaaaaaccaatttaaaaattacaaacaatCATCCACTAAAACACATAATTTACAATTATAgagtagaataaaaaataaaaagttacatttttatttgtttaacgTCAATTACAATAACATAAAGTTGtgatttgaaattatttaaatattcatataacaAACTGTGGAAcgttacttttaaaaataaatatttgaaatttgatttcacGTGGTTTGCTAATTTagtcaaaaaattaaatatattaaatttaaatagtttgACGAACTGTCTGAATATTTTCCCTACAAAGTTAACGATAAAATACTAATGatcattcttacaaaaattaTTGCATTTCAAATGATAAATATGccaacatttaaaaaaaaagtataaacgACCTGGTTTATGTATCTAAAATTATGCCaccaaacatttaaaaaaatttaaataatactagAAAATGTCAAAATAAACATATGTGATGAAAATGATATAAAAAGAGTGAGTCAAAATATGGAGAAGAGGGAAGAACGCAAAGAAACAAACTCCGTTTATAATCAAATCTTACatcgcctctctctctctctctctacagaGAGAAATCGAGATCGCAAGAAAAAACAATGGAGAAAGCAAACCCTAGACGCCCTTCAAACACTGTTCTCCCATACCAAACACCTCGATTAAGAGACCACTACCTCCTGGGGAAGAAGCTAGGCCAAGGGCAATTCGGGACGACCTACCTCTGCACCGAGAAATCGACCTCCGCCAACTACGCCTGCAAATCCATCCCCAAGCGAAAACTCGTGTGCCGGGAGGACTACGAGGACGTGTGGCGCGAGATTCAGATCATGCACCACCTCTCGGAGCACCCGAACGTGGTCCGGATCAAGGGCACGTACGAGGACTCCGTCTTCGTGCACATCGTGATGGAGGTCTGCGAAGGAGGCGAGCTTTTCGATCGGATCGTGTCGAAAGGACATTTCAGCGAGCGGGAGGCGGTGAAGCTTATAAAGACGATACTCGGGGTGGTGGAGGGATGCCATTCGCTGGGGGTTATGCATAGAGATCTCAAGCCTGAGAATTTCTTGTTTGATAGCCCTAAGGATGATGCCATGCTTAAGGCTACCGATTTTGGCTTGTCTGTCTTCTACAAACCAGGTTTTGCTTTTACATGATCACTGTTTCTTTGTTAGGAAAACGTTAAGTTGGTTAATCTTTAAATCGTTGTTTCGTGGTTGATCAGATCgtttgttttgtgtttctatGTTTTTGATTGGATCattgaataattgttttttttgttttttttttgtttgcgtCTTTAGGACAATATCTATACGACGTAGTTGGAAGTCCGTACTATGTAGCACCGGAGGTTTTAAAGAAATGTTATGGACCTGAGATAGATGTGTGGAGCGCGGGTGTTATCCTCTACATTTTACTAAGCGGTGTCCCTCCTTTCTGGGCAGGTTAGTCTACAAAAGTGATTAagtctttttattatttataagtttCTCTGTCTTGTTTGAATGATGGgatgcatctctctctctctctgtctctcttggTGGCGGTTGCAGAAACCGAGTCTGGAATCTTTAGACAGATATTGCAAGGGAAGTTAGATTTCAAATCTGACCCGTGGCCTACTATCTCAGAAGCTGCTAAAGATCTC is part of the Raphanus sativus cultivar WK10039 chromosome 5, ASM80110v3, whole genome shotgun sequence genome and harbors:
- the LOC108857767 gene encoding LOW QUALITY PROTEIN: calcium-dependent protein kinase 11 (The sequence of the model RefSeq protein was modified relative to this genomic sequence to represent the inferred CDS: inserted 1 base in 1 codon), whose product is MEKANPRRPSNTVLPYQTPRLRDHYLLGKKLGQGQFGTTYLCTEKSTSANYACKSIPKRKLVCREDYEDVWREIQIMHHLSEHPNVVRIKGTYEDSVFVHIVMEVCEGGELFDRIVSKGHFSEREAVKLIKTILGVVEGCHSLGVMHRDLKPENFLFDSPKDDAMLKATDFGLSVFYKPGQYLYDVVGSPYYVAPEVLKKCYGPEIDVWSAGVILYILLSGVPPFWAETESGIFRQILQGKLDFKSDPWPTISEAAKDLIYKMLERSPKKRISAHEALCHPWIVDEEAAPDKPLDPAVLSRLKQFSQMNKIKKMALRVIAERLSEEEIGGLKELFKMIDTDNSGTITFEELKAGLKRVGSELMESEIKSLMDAADIDNSGTIDYGEFLAATLHMNKMEREENLVAAFSYFDKDGXGYITIDELQSACTEFGLCDTPLDDMIKEIDLDNDGKIDFSEFTAMMKKGDGVGRSRTMMKNLNFNMADAFGVDEQSAQKSDD
- the LOC108863553 gene encoding protein disulfide-isomerase 5-2, translating into MRSSGLMFWRISFLLALSISLSASSDDQFTIDGTVLELTDSNFESAISTFDCVFVDFYAPWCGHCKRLNPELDAAAPILAKLKQPIVIAKLNADKYSRLARKLEIDAFPTLMLYNHGVPMEYYGPRKAELLVRYLKKFVAPDVAVLESDSHVKEFVEDAGTAFPVFIGFGLNESLVSGLGRKYKKKAWFAVAKDASEDVMVAYDFDRAPALVAQHPAYNEHSVFYGPFEDGFLEEFVKQNFIPLILPINHNTLKLLKDDERKMVLTIVEDETHESMGKLVKALRAAAHANRDLVFGYVGVEQFEEFADSFHADKKAELPKIVVWDGDEEYEQVNVVETISHEEDHLTQVSRFLEGYREGKTEKKRIKGPSLMGFINSMIGVRSVYIIVFLVAVIMMLRSLGQVEEPARVRTAASDGQATGVLEGETSEHKPRDKED